The Quercus lobata isolate SW786 chromosome 4, ValleyOak3.0 Primary Assembly, whole genome shotgun sequence genome segment ATGTCTCCATCAGACAAGCCGATGAGTGATGCATATGCTTTATTTTCAAGAGATCCTGATTGCCTCAACAGTCCAACGAAAACTTCCTTGCTCTCCATGTCATTGTTTTCCTCACACAGCTTAAAGAAGGCAGACACATTAACTGGCTTTGGCCTCCAACTCCATGATCCCTCAGCCATAAAGGCTTCTTTCCAGCAGGATAAAGCCTCAGAAATCCTCCTTTCTCCAATATGCCCCTCAGCAAGAGTTTCCCATGAACTTGAATTTGGTTTTCCTCCAACTTCAACCATATGGTTGAAAAAACTCTCAGCTTTATCCAAATTTCCCTCTTTAACATACCAACCCATGAGAAGATTTGTTATCCTAGGGTCAAAAGATGATTTTACTTGCAACCATTCCTCATAAATTTTTTCTGCCCCTTCAATATCACCTAGCCTAACAAGAGAAGAGATTATAGCATGATAAGCCAAATTTGGAATACCAGGAAAAATAGTTTTGTAAATTTTCCACACCCGATAAGCCTCTTCTTTGTTACCAACATTTCCATAAAGACTTATTAGATAATGATAAGGTATCCGATCCCGGCCTGTGATCCTACTCTCAACATTCTTTAAGCAATCTTCAGCCCTTTCAATCTGCCCCATCTTAGTGTACATTGTAGCCATTGTGCTGAATGTAGTCCAATTGGGATTAATGGTCCTGTCCTGTTTCATCTGTTCAAATACTTGTTCCATCTTTTCTGCAGATCCTTGTAATCCACGAGATGATAACCAGATATTATAGGAATATATAtctagttttatatttttctcagTCATTTCTGAGATCATCAAATCAACTTTATCATACTCCTTGAGATTCATATAGAGAGTCATCATCACATTGAAAGGAAGTGAGTGCATGGCATAACCTTTACTTCTCATTTTTTCAAGTAAAGATTCTGCCTTTCCTCTCATTTTGGCTCTCACATAAGCATTGAGAAGAGCCCCATATATCCTCCTGTCTTTCAACCTATCTGGTAGCTCCAGGAAGTAATCTTCAGCTCTAGAAATTCCATGAACCTTGCCAATTAGATCTAATTGAATTGCAGCATCACTAGCCGCTACTCTAAACCTCTCTCCTCTGTTGTTCATCCAATCATAAACCTGTAAAATGcataaaatttgaaacctaATAATAATGCAAGCCAAGGCTTTTCATCCaaatgaataaatataaaaagtaagaaATGGCTAATCAATGAAAGAATTATAGAGCTATAACACAATACATCAATTTATGCTGAAATCTATAGTGCCAAAATGCTAATTAGAATGGAAATACCCTTGAGCTTCCAGTTAACAGATTATTACAAAAGGTCATGTTTAATTACACAGAATGGACTATTTTATTCATGATAACTTCAGCATCTACCATTCATTATAACCCCATATTCACAATATGCTTACCATCTGTCCGAGAAATTTATGCCCTCATTTAATAAAGAGGATCTTGTGAACAGAAAAAACCCAagcaaaattaatgaaaattttagcaTGCAGGTGCacagaatgaatttttttcaatcGGGAATCACTCATTTATTGTAACCCTGGCTTCAAGTCATGTCAGAAATATTTTACCCTCATCCAACAAAGAGAAGCTTACGAACAGCAGAATCCAGCACAGAATATGCTCTTCATTCTTCAAGATATAGGAAAACCAGATAAAGGCATCCAAAACCTaccatggattttttttttttttttttcaactaaatatgattttagaCAGTAAGTACATAAGAATGCTATTTGACCTCACAACCAACACTATTTATCATTAAACTGAAAAACTCAACACTATATTATAACAATGAATCCAAAAAAGGATGATGTTTGTGTGGCTTTACcagacaaatttataataattgtaaaatgtctttttttcttAGTTGCAGCCCTGCATTCTGATATGCTTAACCAAGTTGTACTGATATTGGTGGAATAATACTAGTATACAACTAATGCATGCCATGCTATcctcattaaaattttttatttatttttaaatccaTGATATCATCACACTTGCTACACATTTAAAGGCCATTATGCCTTGAAATAATAATGGGTAAAGAGAATTAACAGTCTTAAAGTGGATTATTTAGAAGAGCACAAGATAATGattcagattaaaaaaatgtgGATTCCCAAGGATCCCTTAACTTTAGAATTATAGTAATTGCAGTGACAAAATCTTAATCTTTAAGCCCTTTTCCCCTTCTCATAGTTCATTCCATCATTCTACTCACATTATCTATGATCATCCTTGGCTTTAAACTAATCACATTTGCAACTTTTATCACAACAAGTGAAGATGCTACTGCAAACCAAGCCCATTTTTGGTATTCAAATTTGATGTCAAACTTCTAACTCTTCTTCAATTTCCTTACAGCCAGTAAGCTACACTACAAGGTTTCAATACATGTTTCATTGTAccataattttatttgagataCCACTTTCATCCCCAGATTCCTCCCCGGCCCTTCTAACCTACAATTACTGTTACTATATCGTTATACAATTATCTTCGTCAAAAGGTTTCTGTTTTCAACTATTCGCCGTAACTTGCACTAGGAATTCAGGGTTTAAACACTATAACCTTTATCACCCTGTCAAATTGCCTTCCTTCAGCTACTCAGACTTCTTTAACATCTAAAGAGTGAGATCATACCAAGAAACACAAACAGCAATGGTATACAAACTCCCCATCCCATCAaaccaccaaa includes the following:
- the LOC115986731 gene encoding pentatricopeptide repeat-containing protein At1g02150, with product MLLQPSLHHHNASLTSSSLSYSLPLPCRSTVPNLTLPKTANYRGVPITVTCSISQIHSYGTMDYERRPIVKWNAIYKRISMMENPELGSGSVLDQWEKQGRRLSKWELCRVVKELRKYKRFKPALEVYDWMNNRGERFRVAASDAAIQLDLIGKVHGISRAEDYFLELPDRLKDRRIYGALLNAYVRAKMRGKAESLLEKMRSKGYAMHSLPFNVMMTLYMNLKEYDKVDLMISEMTEKNIKLDIYSYNIWLSSRGLQGSAEKMEQVFEQMKQDRTINPNWTTFSTMATMYTKMGQIERAEDCLKNVESRITGRDRIPYHYLISLYGNVGNKEEAYRVWKIYKTIFPGIPNLAYHAIISSLVRLGDIEGAEKIYEEWLQVKSSFDPRITNLLMGWYVKEGNLDKAESFFNHMVEVGGKPNSSSWETLAEGHIGERRISEALSCWKEAFMAEGSWSWRPKPVNVSAFFKLCEENNDMESKEVFVGLLRQSGSLENKAYASLIGLSDGDIGRNELSVGKDKTDDNNDNDEDENNGSEVLLNQLQGSL